A single window of Phaenicophaeus curvirostris isolate KB17595 chromosome 7, BPBGC_Pcur_1.0, whole genome shotgun sequence DNA harbors:
- the SPEG gene encoding striated muscle preferentially expressed protein kinase isoform X3 encodes MHRAQARTSRADGEPRAAPPSPGIPPKRAKVTAEPGVPGQGPARPAAPVFVRKLKNAAIGTGCDIRLRVAVVGTPRPNLRWYRNEEPLAQREEEYGTLWIRDSKKEDAGVYTCIAENEQGEAMTSAVLAIIDMEDSETGEDEPSDPQVTRRSELQDETAFSTPTGGSDTLVDASMNTTPTSVLALSQAEERSSWSGSQQTVVEKEMDASLSARGPYLRPAAWQQPQGTPSIPQGGYRRDDPHSGSVSPKPGAEPPKSPAALPLTAKPPILRSPSPRASPCLPSHTGAASQPASRGPGIPSFTPVTPRKMSSVPAEYQDTVPEEYEEKIKRPKSSGYSQGSTQESRPQTPMSDASGRISIRASPKLVRTGSKIFERLQYFEEQQRSLEQADSPFPAHPGLPLRKTRSFDHPGSRRASTLGGSREDLQEGGRWELGSTAACRRLAFRQKAASFDERGKFAGRVYAIENKFAEELTRIKRTVSKQQLRRSQELCKAGLPPAPSPPAASEPVASRPPRTPSSQGTSGRKALPPKPFSPAETTHVIQHLALSSVALVGPDGEPEPGGQRGRKALARGGGAAGQPTKVEDAGARKGLQQEGTGEVKKKEQWPLAQATPQGRVALSQAGPPESSPCPDGGSAGGARSPGAGNEALAARLSVPHGLYRRPEMLTEVRFLPWAKPGMEQEARLERSGTGQHGMGKEVERRQMKVSEKKESGRTAQEGRSVRSKGKGRRARPTSPELESSDDSYVSAGEDPLEAPIFEIPIQDMAVAVGTEVLLKCIVTANPQPEVSWRKDGVPLRSSSARPIKAEGERHTLLVRSARVADAGLYTVTAANEVGATCCSAILSVRPAPAVERHGHLSPPVGQGSPITSDEEYLSPLEEFPESSTPQHRPAMKLQPRAEHGAAHGSPESTFKAAPTFEVSLLDQSVLEGQDVSMSVRVRGEPKPIIYWLRNRQPVKYGRRHHAEEAEGARGLFTLHILAAERTDTGFYTCKAVNEYGTKQCEAKLEVRARPECQSLAIVVPLQDVVVGAGELALFECLVSGPPDMDVDWLSRGRLLQPALLKCKMHFDGRKCKLLLTSVHEDDSGIYTCKLSTAKDELTCSARLTVQPSVQPLFTRKLEDVDVVEGRTARFDCMISGTPTPVVTWTHFGQQVQEGENVRIQREGGLHSLVIMHVGSEDEGQYTVTARNAHGHVESSAELYVEEPRPSAASQISKLEKMPSIPEEPEQVETEAECFTMPDFLKPLNNLDVVESKEAVLECQVAGLPYPSITWFHNGSRIDSTDDRKMMQYKDVHRLVFKSVSHVHAGVYKSVIANKVGKATCYAHLYVTDVVPTPPDGPPTVASVTARTITLTWNKPKWLDTAIDPNSVTYVVQMQVLGMTQWLVLVTGVRDTTYTVHGLTKGAQYLFRVITATPKTNSKPSPLVGPVQLLDRGPYLEEAPVILDKPDVVYVVEGQPASITITINHVDATVTWKRDGQVLEEVEGMCEVMMPDDDQHCLRLLCVDRGAAGPLTCEVSNCHGTACCTLLLCLAEAPRFESIMEDIDAQEGETPRFAVVVEGKPLPDIMWYKDGDLLEESSHLSFVYEDNECSLVVLGAAEADSGVYTCTARNLAGEVSCKAELVVQAAQPAADAAMEEEALHKARRLTDYYDVHEEIGRGAFSYLRRVTEKSSRLDFAAKFVPGRTKAKQSARRELNILSQLDHEHIVFFHDAFEKKNAVIMVMELCAEEELLDRMARKPSVCESEVRSYMRQVLEGICYLHQRRILHLDIKPENLLMADSSSEQVRICDFGNAQELTPEEPQYCKYGTPEFVGPEIVNQTPVSSVTDIWPVGVIAYLCLTGISPFVGENDKTTLMNIRNYNVAFEERMFQGLTREAKGFVIKVLVNDRLRPNAEQTLEHPWFKTLAKGKVISTDHLKLFLSRRKWQRSQISYKCNMVLRPIPELLEDTSNHLSIAVPRHLKESPALSSSSDSDDLDELPFIPMPHQVEFSGSRMSLNEIPTDDEAVGPAEGPQMEGVTPGDVSAMEWQSQGVGKPGVALGKRPRGAGLRRSCAEAEAHGSSDEEAPEAQKRPEYPRKAMRKGSSLESPGSARRGELKRGGSADSALLLPQPAGTEEGAEAGRDPQRALAKAASMELPRRKGVWVEDDHAQRLELMRQRLLRGGSGDGKVSGLRGPLLETLGVSPDKKVPRPTRLELPAPAVPRLVRAASSEAASPRLLPAEHRLQKSSSFSHGDAEPVVRHRRSGAPLEIPVAHLEAQRLKESPSLSALSDTRPLPPLDAPGPLTPPAAGITIPKAPPTKAALGRRHIPEERGQPGTSPATTTTTGKKPTARVQEDKTPTKAAGASGEGATRTGAPTTPQLPASGAHAPKTSSYAKVMEALGATGGGEPTTEELPHPSPATPAEPPVPAPAPALRKEVKPTGSSSSLVIQDIDSEEVFEAKFKRSRESSLSRGLKLLTRSRSEDRHLGGPPAPDDGIYRPTPAGVPLELRRDQTTGLAAKSKSVQDLHEVEKDRGFLRRMSVLLKRTPPAERKKSRGEDGGSETPSGRRRFSLGSSKERRDSESLKSEPGGSGESESPAVAVRRKISATMERVSARLRSLSDERTEGEGPQELRRASSEGESLRSGPPPAPAPSSESLRSESSTRSSVSAKGGGDGQKRSRWERFGLSRGKKEKVASQPSIPSSLLREEGPVAGWSHTPSESDFPPIFHIKLKDQVLLEGEALTLCCLPAGSPTPRIIWMKDKRSLQPDNAMNVISCKDGRQMLTISKVSRKDAGLYECAAANALGTAISSCTLAVARLPGRPGTPEIPQKYKNTVLVLWKPAESKAPCTYTLERRLDGEHEWKIISTGIADCYFNVTELPPGSTARFRVACVNKAGQGPYSSPSGKVHLEAADGRAATAKDVAVPIPASEKVASSRSTQTPVGQLEPQAAGAPPTTPPRKHKAVVQKADGVVQVAVTPAVLQSPAPHEEGPQPDPELPPNITICVPPELTFTPPRTVALPHTDAPTQVSPAPPTDTSPAPQAPSPSKSSPTSPVSTTPSLAPTSSPTPNAVPARKMPPYMVTSFVSMPPTSPPVQEPPTPSSKEPPAASGVSGAKDGTALRQGVPQKPYTFLDEKARGRFGVIRLCKENATGKHFMAKIVPYEAERKQSVLQEYEILKALHHERIMALHEAYITPRYLVLICENCAGKEILYSIVDRFRYSEDDVVNYVLQLLQGLEYLHSHRIVHLDIKPDNIIISGMNALKIIDFGSAQTYNPLVLRQLGRRVGTLEYMSPEVVKGDPVGSAADVWGIGVLTYIMLSGRSPFFELDPIETENRILAGRFDAFKLYPNVSQSAALFIRKVLTVHPWSRPTVKDCFANTWLQDAYLMKLRRQTLTFTTNRLKEFLVEHQRRRGEAVTKHKVLLRSYQGGQPPGPQ; translated from the exons ACTCGGAGACGGGTGAGGATGAGCCCAGTGACCCCCAGGTGACACGGCGCAGCGAGCTTCAGGATGAGACGGCCTTCAGCACCCCCACGG gtggGTCTGACACCCTCGTGGATGCCTCCATGAACACAACACCAACCTCGGTGCTGGCCCTGTCACAGGCAGAGGAGCGCTCCAGCTGGTCGGGCAGCCAGCAGACCGTGGTGGAAAAGGAGATGGATGCCAGCCTCTCTGCACGGGGACCCTACCTCCGCCCCGCTGCCTGGCAGCAGCCGCAGGGAACCCCAAG CATCCCCCAGGGGGGCTACAGGAGAGATGACCCCCACAGTGGCTCCGTCTCTCCGAAGCCCGGTGctgagccccccaagtcccccgcTGCCCTGCCACTGACTGCCAAGCCACCCATCCTCCGCTCACCATCTCCCCGTGCCAGCCCGTGCCTACCATCGCACACCggtgctgcatcccagcctgccTCTCGTGGCCCTGGCATCCCCTCCTTCACGCCCGTCACCCCCCGCAAAATGTCCTCGGTGCCAGCCGAGTACCAGGACACCGTCCCTGAGGAGTACGAGGAGAAGATCAAGAGGCCCAAGTCCTCAGGGTACTCGCAGGGCAGCACACAAGAATCCCGTCCCCAGACACCCATGAGCGACGCCTCCGGCCGAATCTCCATCCGGGCATCCCCCAAACTGGTGCGCACCGGCTCCAAGATCTTTGAGAGGCTGCAGTACTTcgaggagcagcagagaagcCTGGAGCAGGCAGAcagccccttccctgcacaCCCCGGCCTGCCCCTGCGCAAGACGCGCTCCTTCGACCATCCCGGCTCGCGCCGTGCCAGCACGCTGGGTGGCTCACGAGAGGATTTGCAGGAAGGCGGCCGCTGGGAGCTGGGCAGCACAGCAGCGTGCCGGCGTTTGGCCTTCCGGCAGAAAGCCGCATCCTTCGATGAGCGGGGCAAGTTTGCCGGCCGTGTCTATGCCATTGAGAACAAGTTTGCGGAGGAGCTGACCCGCATCAAGCGGACGGTCTCCAAGCAGCAGCTGCGGCGCTCCCAGGAGCTGTGCAAAGCCGGGCTGCCCCCGGCACCCTCACCCCCGGCAGCAAGCGAGCCTGTTGCCTCCCGCCCTCCCCGTACCCCTTCCTCACAGGGCACCAGCGGGCGCAAGGCGCTGCCACCAAAGCCCTTCTCTCCAGCAGAGACCACGCACGTCATCCAGCACCTGGCACTTTCCAGCGTGGCGCTGGTGGGACCTGATGGGGAGCCAGAGCCGGGGGGGCAGCGCGGGAGGAAAGCCCTGGCGCGGGGTGGCGGGGCAGCTGGTCAGCCCACCAAGGTGGAGGACGCAGGTGCCAGGAAAGGTCTGCAGCAAGAAGGCACTGGGGAAGTAAAGAAGAAGGAGCAGTGGCCGTTAGCGCAAGCCACCCCACAGGGGCGAGTGGCCCTGTCGCAGGCAGGTCCCCCCGAAAGCAGCCCATGCCCGGACGGGGGCTCTGCCGGTGGAGCCCGTTCCCCTGGGGCAGGGAATGAAGCCCTGGCTGCCCGGTTATCCGTACCCCACGGACTGTACCGGAGGCCGGAGATGCTCACGGAGGTGCGGTTCCTGCCCTGGGCAAagccagggatggagcaggaggcTCGCCTGGAGAGGAGCGGTACAGGGCAGCACGGCATGGGCAAGGAGGTGGAGAGAAGGCAGATGAAAGtatcagagaagaaagagagtGGCCGGACGGCTCAAGAAGGCAGAAGCGTGCGGAGCAAGGGGAAAGGACGCCGAGCCAGACCCACCTCTCCGGAGCTAG AGTCCTCCGATGACTCCTACGTCTCAGCGGGTGAAGACCCCCTGGAAGCCCCGATCTTCGAAATCCCCATCCAGGACATGGCGGTGGCCGTGGGGACAGAGGTGCTGCTCAAGTGCATTGTCACAGCCAACCCCCAGCCAGAAG TGTCCTGGAGGAAGGACGGGGTCCCTCTGCGGAGCAGCTCTGCGCGGCCCATCAAGGCGGAGGGCGAGCGTCACACCCTGCTGGTGCGGAGCGCCCGGGTGGCCGATGCTGGGCTCTACACTGTCACGGCGGCCAACGAGGTGGGGGCGACCTGCTGCAGTGCCATCCTCAGCGTGCGGCCCG CCCCGGCAGTGGAGCGGCATGGGCATTTGTCACCCCCCGTCGGCCAGGGCAGCCCCATCACCTCGGACGAGGAGTACCTGAGCCCCCTGGAAGAGTTCCCCGAGTCCAGCACCCCCCAGCACCGACCAGCCATGAAGCTGCAGCCTAGAGCCGAGCATGGGGCTGCCCACGGCTCTCCAGAGAGCACCTTCAAGGCTGCACCGACCTTCGAG GTGTCTCTGTTGGACCAGTCAGTGCTGGAGGGGCAGGATGTCAGCATGAGCGTCCGAGTCCGTGGGGAGCCCAAGCCCATCATTTACTG GCTGAGGAACCGGCAGCCAGTGAAATACGGCCGCAGGCACCATGCAGAGGAAGCAGAGGGGGCACGAGGGCTCTTCACGCTGCACATCCTGGCAGCCGAACGCACTGACACTGGCTTCTACACCTGCAAGGCCGTCAACGAGTACGGCACCAAGCAGTGCGAGGCCAAGCTGGAGGTCAGAG ctcGCCCCGAGTGCCAGTCCCTGGCCATCGTGGTTCCCCTGCAGGACGTGGTGGTCGGGGCGGGGGAGCTGGCACTCTTTGAGTGCCTGGTGTCTGGCCCGCCAGACATGGACGTGGACTGGCTGTCCCGGGGCCGGCTGCTCCAGCCCGCCCTGCTCAAATGCAAGATGCATTTTGACGGGCGCAAGTGCAAGCTGCTGCTCACCTCTGTGCATGAGGACGACAGTGGGATCTACACCTGCAAGCTCAGCACTGCCAAAG ATGAGCTGACCTGCAGTGCCCGGCTGACAGTGCAGCCCTCCGTACAGCCACTCTTCACCCGCAAGCTAGAGGACGTCGATGTGGTGGAAGGGCGGACAGCACGTTTTGACTGCATGATCAGTGGGACTCCCACCCCAGTGGTCACCTGGACTCATTTTG GCCAGCAGGTGCAGGAGGGAGAGAACGTGCGGATTCAGCGGGAAGGGGGTCTGCACTCACTGGTCATCATGCATGTGGGCAGTGAGGACGAGGGGCAGTACACAGTGACTGCCAGGAATGCCCACGGCCACGTGGAGAGCTCTGCTGAGCTCTATGTGGAGGAGCCGCGTccgtctgctgcctcccagat CTCCAAACTTGAGAAGATGCCATCTATACCGGAGGAGCCAGAGCAGGTGGAGACAGAGGCAGAGTGCTTCACCATGCCTGATTTCCTGAAGCCGCTGAACAACCTGGACGTGGTGGAGTCAAAGGAGGCCGTGCTGGAGTGCCAGGTGGCCGGGCTGCCCTACCCCTCCATCACCTGGTTCCACAATGGCTCCCGCATCGACAGCACTGACGACCGCAAGATGATGCAGT ATAAGGATGTCCATCGCCTGGTGTTCAAGTCTGTCAGCCATGTGCATGCTGGTGTCTACAAAAGTGTCATCGCCAACAAAGTGGGGAAGGCCACATGCTATGCGCACCTCTACGTCACCG ATGTGGTGCCAACCCCCCCGGATGGGCCCCCCACCGTGGCCTCAGTGACCGCCAGAACCATCACACTGACTTGGAACAAGCCCAAGTGGCTGGACACTGCCATCG ACCCCAATTCAGTGACCTACGTGGTGCAAATGCAAGTGCTGGGCATGACGCAGTGGCTGGTGCTGGTGACTGGTGTGCGGGACACCACCTATACGGTACACGGGCTGACCAAGGGTGCTCAGTACCTCTTCCGTGTCATCACTGCCACCCCCAAGACCAACAGCAAGCCATCCCCGCTTGTGGGgcctgtgcagctcctggacCGTG GTCCCTACCTGGAAGAGGCCCCGGTCATCCTGGACAAGCCTGATGTGGTGTACGTGGTAGAGGGCCAGCCAGCCTCCATTACCATCACCATCAACCACGTGGATGCCACTGTCACCTGGAAGAG GGATGGGCaggtgctggaggaggtggagggcaTGTGCGAGGTAATGATGCCGGATGACGACCAGCACTGCCTGCGGCTGCTGTGCGTGGACCGGGGGGCTGCAGGGCCACTGACCTGCGAGGTGAGCAACTGCCACGGCACCGCCTGCTGCactctcctcctctgccttgCAG AGGCACCGCGCTTTGAGTCCATCATGGAGGACATCGATGCCCAGGAAGGGGAGACGCCGCGCTTTGCCGTGGTGGTGGAGGGGAAACCTCTGCCAGACATCATGTGGTACAAG GACGgggatctgctggaggagagcAGCCACCTGAGCTTTGTGTACGAGGACAACGAGTGCTCATTGGTGGTGCTGGGTGCCGCTGAGGCTGACAGCGGTGTCTACACCTGCACAGCCAGGAACTTGGCCGGGGAGGTCTCCTGCAAGGCAGAGCTGGTGGTGCAGGCAG cccagcctgctgCTGATGCTGCCATGGAGGAGGAGGCATTGCACAAGGCACGACGCCTGACCGACTACTACGATGTGCACGAGGAGATTGGGAG GGGAGCTTTCTCCTACTTGCGGAGGGTGACAGAGAAGAGCAGCCGGCTGGACTTTGCTGCCAAGTTCGTTCCTGGAAGGACCAAGGCCAAGCAGTCAGCACGCAGGGAGTTGAACATCCTCTCGCAGCTGGACCACGAGCACATTGTCTTCTTCCATGATGCCTTTGAGAAGAAGAATGCTGTCATCATGGTCATGGAGCT CTGTGCTGAGGAAGAGCTGCTAGACAGGATGGCGAGGAAGCCCTCAGTGTGCGAGTCTGAG GTCCGATCCTACATGAGGCAGGTCCTGGAGGGGATCTGCTACCTGCACCAGCGCAGGATCCTGCACCTGGACATTAAA CCAGAAAACCTCCTGATGGCGGATTCGAGCAGCGAGCAGGTCCGGATCTGTGACTTCGGCAACGCGCAGGAGCTGACGCCTGAGGAGCCGCAGTACTGCAAGTACGGCACCCCTGAGTTCGTGGGCCCCGAGATCGTCAACCAGACCCCTGTGTCCAGCGTCACTGACATCTG GCCTGTAGGAGTCATCGCCTACCTCTG cctgaCAGGTATCTCTCCCTTTGTGGGGGAGAACGACAAGACGACGCTGATGAACATCCGCAACTACAACGTGGCCTTCGAGGAGAGGATGTTCCAGGGGCTCACTCGGGAAGCCAAGGGCTTTGTCATCAAAGTGCTGGTCAATGACAGGCT GAGACCCAATGCAGAGCAGACCTTGGAGCATCCATGGTTCAAG ACGCTGGCCAAGGGGAAGGTCATCAGCACCGACCACCTAAAGCTCTTCCTCTCCCGTCGGAAATGGCAG CGCTCGCAGATCAGCTACAAATGCAACATGGTCCTGCGGCCAATcccggagctgctggaggacaCATCCAACCACCTCTCCATCGCCGTGCCTCGTCACCTCAAGGAGTCACCAGCACTATCATCCTCCTCGGACTCGGACGACTTGGATGAGCTGCCCTTTATCCCCATGCCACACCAGGTGGAGTTCTCTGGCTCCCGCATGTCGCTCAATGAGATCCCCACAGACGATGAGGCCGTTGGCCCTGCTGAGGGGCCGCAGATGGAAGGGGTCACGCCAGGGGACGTCTCCGCCATGGAGTGGCAGAGCCAGGGTGTGGGGAAGCCCGGGGTGGCCCTGGGGAAGCGGCCAAGGGGTGCTGGACTGCGGCGATCGTGTGCGGAGGCCGAGGCACATGGCTCCTCTGACGAAGAAGCTCCCGAAGCCCAGAAGCGGCCGGAGTACCCCCGCAAAGCCATGAGGAAGGGCTCCAGCCTGGAGTCCCCGGGGAGCGCCCGGCGGGGTGAGCTGAAGAGGGGCGGCTCTGCTGACAgtgccctgctgctgccccagccaGCGGGGACTGAGGAGGGGGCCGAGGCAGGACGAGACCCCCAACGAGCCCTGGCCAAGGCAGCTTCCATGGAGCTTCCACGGCGGAAGGGGGTCTGGGTGGAGGACGATCATGCCCAGCGCCTGGAGCTGATGCGCCAGCGGCTGCTGCGGGGTGGCTCTGGGGATGGCAAAGTCAGCGGCCTGCGGGGTCCCCTCTTGGAGACCTTGGGGGTCAGCCCTGACAAGAAGGTCCCGCGGCCAACCCGTTTGGAGCTGCCGGCGCCAGCAGTGCCACGGCTGGTGCGGGCAGCCTCCAGCGAGGCTGCTTCACCGCGCCTTCTCCCTGCCGAGCACCGGCTGCAGAAGAGCAGCTCCTTCAGCCATGGAGATGCTGAGCCTGTCGTCCGGCACCGCCGCTCGGGTGCACCCCTGGAGATCCCGGTGGCCCACCTGGAGGCCCAGAGGCTGAAGGAGTCCCCCTCGCTCTCGGCCCTCTCTGACACCCGGCCCCTGCCACCACTAGATGCCCCTGGCCCACTGACACCCCCTGCAGCAGGGATCACCAtccccaaagccccccccaCCAAGGCTGCCTTGGGAAGGAGGCACATTCCTGAGGAGCGTGGCCAGCCTGGGACCAGCCcggccaccaccaccaccacggGAAAGAAGCCCACGGCCAGGGTGCAGGAGGACAAGACACCCACCAAGGCTGCTGGAGCCAGTGGGGAGGGGGCTACCAGGACAGGAGCACCCACCACACCACAGCTCCCGGCCTCAGGAGCCCATGCTCCCAAAACATCTTCCTATGCCAAGGTCATGGAAGCCCTGGGAGCCACAGGAGGTGGGGAACCGACCACTGAGGAACTCCCCCACCCCTCACCAGCCACCCCTGCCGAGCCCCCTGTaccagcaccagcaccagcaTTGAGGAAGGAGGTGAAGCCCAccggctcctccagctccctggTCATCCAGGACATTGACTCAGAGGAGGTCTTTGAGGCTAAGTTCAAGCGGAGTCGGGAGTCATCGCTCAGCCGGGGGCTGAAGCTCCTCACCCGCTCCCGCTCCGAGGACAGGCACCTGGgtggccccccagcccctgatGATGGCATCTACCGTCCCACACCAGCTGGCGTGCCCCTGGAGCTGCGCAGGGACCAGACCACTGGGCTGGCGGCTAAGTCCAAGTCAGTGCAGGACCTGCACgaggtggagaaggacagggGCTTCCTCCGGAGGATGTCGGTGCTCCTCAAGCGGACTCCACCTGCCGAGAGGAAGAAGAGTAGGGGGGAAGATGGAGGTAGCGAGACCCCATCTGGAAGACGCCGCTTCTCCTTGGGCAGTTCCAAGGAGCGGAGGGACTCGGAGAGCCTAAAGTCAGAGCCggggggcagtggggagagCGAGTCTCCAGCGGTGGCCGTGCGGAGGAAGATCAGTGCCACGATGGAGCGGGTCTCTGCTCGGCTGCGCAGTCTGTCGGATGAGCGGACGGAGGGCGAGGGGCCGCAGGAGCTCCGCCGTGCCAGCTCTGAGGGGGAGAGCCTGCGGTCAGGGCCACCTCCAGCACCTGCACCCTCCTCGGAGTCTCTGCGCTCGGAGAGCAGCACCCGCTCCTCTGTCTCTGCCAAAG GTGGGGGTGACGGCCAGAAAAGGTCCCGCTGGGAGCGCTTTGGGCTCTCGCGGGGCAAGAAGGAGAAGGTGGCCTCGCAGCCCAGCATCCCCTCCAGCCTGCTGCGGGAGGAGGGACCCGTCGCTGGCTGGTCGCACACACCCAGTGAATCAG atttcccTCCCATTTTCCACATCAAGCTGAAGGACCAGGTGCTGCTGGAGGGTGAGGCACTGACCCTCTGCTGCCTGCCCGCTGGCAGCCCGACCCCCAGGATTATCTGGATGAAAG ACAAGAGGTCCTTGCAGCCAGACAATGCAATGAACGTCATCTCCTGCAAGGATGGCCGGCAGATGCTCACCATCTCCAAGGTCTCCAGGAAGGATGCAGGACTGTACGAGTGTGCAGCTGCCAATGCCCTGGGCACGGCCATCAGCTCCTGCACGCTGGCTGTGGCAC GGCTTCCTGGGCGGCCGGGCACCCCAGAGATCCCTCAGAAGTACAAGAACACGGTGTTGGTGCTGTGGAAGCCTGCAGAGAGCAAAGCCCCCTGCACGTACACGCTGGAGCGCAGGCTGGATG GGGAGCACGAGTGGAAGATCATCAGCACTGGCATCGCTGACTGCTACTTCAACGTGACGGAGCTgccccctgggagcaccgccaGGTTTCGGGTGGCCTGTGTCAACAAGGCTGGGCAGGGGCCCTACAGCAGCCCCTCAGGGAAGGTACACCTTGAGGCAGCAG ATGGCCGAGCTGCCACAGCCAAGGATGttgctgtccccatccctgcctctgAGAAGGTGGCTTCCAGCCGGTCAACCCAGACACCTGTGGGGCAGCTGGAGCCACAGGCAGCGGGCGCCCCTCCCACCACACCACCCCGCAAGCACAAAGCAGTGGTGCAGAAGGCAGATGGGGTGGTGCAGGTGGCTGTCACCCCAGCAGTCCTTCAGTCCCCTGCGCCCCACGAGGAGGGGCCGCAGCCAGACCCTGAGCTCCCGCCCAACATCACCATTTGTGTGCCCCCAGAGCTGACATTCACCCCACCTCGGACTGTTGCCTTGCCCCACACAGATGCCCCCACCCAGGTCTCTCCTGCGCCCCCAACAGACACATCCCCTGCTCCTCAGGCTCCATCGCCTTCCAAGTCCTCCCCCACTTCCCCAGTGTCGACCACCCCCAGCTTGGCCCCTACATCATCTCCCACACCCAACGCTGTCCCTGCGCGGAAGATGCCCCCTTACATGGTCACCTCCTTTGTCTCCATGCCCCCCACGTCACCCCCAGTGCAGGAGCCCCCCACTCCATCCTCCAAGGAGCCCCCAGCTGCGAGTGGAGTCTCAGGGGCTAAGGACGGCACAGCGCTGCGGCAGGGCGTCCCCCAGAAACCATACACCTTTCTGGATGAGAAGGCAAG GGGCCGTTTTGGGGTGATCCGGCTCTGCAAGGAGAATGCCACAGGGAAGCACTTCATGGCCAAGATTGTGCCCTATgaggcagagaggaagcagagtGTTCTGCAGGAGTATGAGATCCTCAAGGCACTGCACCATGAGCGCATCATGGCCCTGCATGAGGCATACATTACCCCCCGCTACCTGGTGCTTATCTGTGAGAACTGCGCCGGCAAGGAGATCCTCTACAGCATTGTGGACAG GTTTCGCTACTCGGAGGACGATGTGGTGAACTacgtgctgcagctcctgcagggcCTCGAGTACCTGCACAGCCACCGCATCGTGCACCTTGACATCAAGCCAGACAACATCATCATCTCAGGCATGAACGCCCTCAAGATCATCGATTTTGGCAGTGCCCAGACCTACAACCCCCTCGTGCTGCGGCAGCTGGGGCGGCGCGTTGGCACACTGGAGTACATGT caccaGAAGTGGTGAAGGGCGACCCGGTGGGCTCTGCAGCAGATGTCTGGGGCATTGGTGTCCTCACCTACATCAT GCTCAGCGGGCGGTCACCTTTCTTTGAACTGGACCCCATCGAGACAGAGAACCGCATCCTGGCAGGGCGCTTTGATGCCTTCAAGCTGTACCCCAATGTCTCACAGAGCGCTGCCCTCTTCATCCGCAAGGTCCTCACCGTCCACCCCTG GAGCCGCCCCACGGTGAAGGACTGCTTTGCCAACACTTGGCTCCAGGATGCCTACCTGATGAAGCTGCGCCGTCAGACCCTGACCTTCACCACCAACCGCCTCAAGGAGTTCCTGGTGGAGCACCAGCGGCGCCGCGGCGAGGCAGTCACAAAGCACAAGGTCTTACTCCGCTCCTACCAGGGTGGCCAGCCGCCGGGCCCGCAGTAG